A window from Rana temporaria chromosome 8, aRanTem1.1, whole genome shotgun sequence encodes these proteins:
- the LOC120910603 gene encoding dentin sialophosphoprotein-like, which yields MENADSGLKSADILPAAKSDSTDSPPAAQSDSTDSPPAAQSDSTDSPPAAQSDSTDSPPAAQSDSTDSPPAAQSDSTDSPPAAQSDSTDSPPAAQSDSTDSPPAAQSDSTDSPPAAQSDSTDSLPAAQSDSTDSPPAAQSDSTDSPPAAQSDSTDSPPAAQSDSTDSPPAAQSDSTDSPPAAQSDSTDSPPAAQSDSTDSPPAAQSDSTDSPPAAQSDSTDTPPSAQSDSTDSPPAAQSDSTDSPPAAQSDSTDSPPAAQSDSTDSHKIGKPDKKTIRAELSHMFSEVSIKVSFFPV from the exons ATGGAGAAcgcagattcaggt CTTAAATCCGCTGACATCTTGCCTGCGGCTAAGTCTGACTCCACTGACTCTCCGCCTGCTGCTCAGTCTGACTCCACTGACTCACCACCTGCTGCTCAGTCTGACTCCACTGACTCACCACCTGCTGCTCAGTCTGACTCCACTGACTCACCACCTGCTGCTCAGTCAGACTCCACTGACTCACCACCTGCTGCTCAGTCTGACTCCACTGACTCTCCACCTGCTGCTCAGTCAGACTCCACTGACTCACCACCTGCTGCTCAGTCTGACTCCACTGACTCACCACCTGCTGCTCAGTCTGACTCCACTGACTCTCCACCTGCTGCTCAGTCTGACTCCACTGACTCACTACCTGCTGCTCAGTCTGACTCCACTGACTCACCACCTGCTGCTCAGTCTGACTCCACTGACTCACCACCTGCTGCTCAGTCTGACTCCACTGACTCACCACCTGCTGCTCAGTCTGACTCCACTGACTCACCACCTGCTGCTCAGTCTGACTCCACTGACTCACCACCTGCTGCTCAGTCAGACTCCACTGACTCACCACCTGCTGCTCAGTCAGACTCCACTGACTCACCACCTGCTGCTCAGTCAGACTCCACTGACTCACCACCTGCTGCTCAGTCTGACTCCACTGACACACCACCTTCTGCTCAGTCTGACTCCACTGACTCACCACCTGCTGCTCAGTCAGACTCCACTGACTCACCACCTGCTGCTCAGTCAGACTCCACTGACTCACCACCTGCTGCTCAGTCAGACTCCACTGATTCACACAAGATTGGAAaacccgacaagaaaacc ATCAGAGCAGAGCTCAGCCACATGTTTTCTGAGGTGTCTATCAAGGTGAGCTTCTTCCCAGTGTGA
- the LOC120910604 gene encoding oocyte zinc finger protein XlCOF15-like, which yields MEDEDITGDCGGEKTMSSTMDGGLHSVDRPWNPSDSEQPRTLRGGAGIQEEKSCSCLECGKCFTSISALVVHQRSHIGEKLFPCIECRKCFSTKYSLLSHQRLHTGEKPHVCSACGKCYRKKSQLKRHHQYYKGEEQYSCSKCGKCFSQKCGLNEHLKCHTDEKPYCCFECGKSFSWMSDVTRHHIISHMQNQLFPGFLMREMLSTEIKSRQTSKISQKEEAVLQP from the coding sequence atggaagatgaggacatcacaggagaTTGTGGAGGAGAAAAGACAATGAGCTCCACTATGGATGGAGGACTTCACAGTGTGGATAGACCATGGAATCCCTCCGACTCTGAGCAACCTCGTACTCTGAGGGGCGGGGCCGGGATTCAGGAGGAGAAGTCATGTTCCTGtcttgagtgcggaaaatgttttacaAGTATATCAGCCCTTGTtgtacatcaaagatctcacatagGGGAGAAGCTGTTTCCCTGcattgagtgcaggaaatgtttttcaacaaaGTACTCGCTTCTCagtcatcagagattgcacacgggcGAGAAGCCGCATGTCTGCTCTGCGTGCGGAAAATGTTATAGGAAGAAATCTCAACTTAAAAGACACCATCAATATTACAAAGGTGAGGAGCAGTATTCCTGCtctaagtgcgggaaatgtttttcgcaaAAGTGCGGTCTTAATGAGCATCTGAAGTGTCACACGGACGAGAAGCCATATTGCTGTTTTGAGTGTGGAAAAAGTTTTTCATGGATGTCTGATGTCACTAGACACCATATTATATCCCATATGCAGAATCAGCTGTTTCCCGGTTTTTTGATGCGGGAAATGTTATCTACGGAGATCAAAAGTCGCcagacatcaaagatctcacagaaGGAAGAGGCCGTGCTTCagccctga
- the LOC120909575 gene encoding uncharacterized protein PF11_0207-like: protein MEEWEYLEGHKDLYKDVMMDTHEEDDNVQHDQITNENIKDINIGIKEEYKEEEDDVVEEPSDGHKDIMDPPSTRNPPEIKEEIKEEIKEEDEECSVIEKLSEGHKDMMEPPNDRTPLETCPHPLYSRHSTQEGHTIHHHHQSGNLSVPDVREEIKEEDEVMDESEFLKYLFDTKMLETFCFSNPPERCPRPLYSRDSTQEGHTIPHHHQSGNLNVPTVDVNEEIQEKDDDGVIEEVNKDLFQDTMVESSSHRDPPKRPRHSRQEDHNYARFYQGEDLMNTEVEGEVEETYVRDDQQSMEEAGITGTFIEEDTPTEISTGEP, encoded by the exons atggaggagtgggagtatttagaaggacacaaggatctctacaaggacgtcatgatggacacaCATGAAGAGGATGACAACGTACAACATGATCAG ATCACCAATGAAAACATCAAGGATATAAATATCggtattaaagaagagtataaagaggaggaagaTGATGTGGTAGAGGAACCTTCAGATGGACACAAGGATATTATGGATCCACCTAGtaccagaaacccaccagagataaaagaagagataaaagaagagataaaagaggaggatgaggagtgtaGTGTGATAGAGAAGCTTtctgaaggacacaaggatatgatggagccacctaatgaCAGGACCCCCCTAGAGAcatgtccccatcctctgtattcccggcattccacacaggaaggtcacaccatccatcaccatcatcag agtggaaacctgagtgtTCCTGATGTTCGAGAAGAGATTAAAGAGGAGGATGAAGTGATGGATGAGTCTGAGTTTCTCAAATACTTGTTTGATACCAAAATGTTGGAGACATTCTGCTTCAGCaatccaccagagagatgtccccgtcctctgtattcccgggattccacacaggaaggtcacaccatccctcaccatcatcag agtggaaacctgaatGTTCCTACAGTTGATGTTAATGAAGAGATACAAGAGAAGGATGATGACGGGGTGATTGAGGAAGTTAACAAAGATCTGttccaggacaccatggtggagtcatccagccaTAGAGATCCCCCAAAGAGGCCAAGACATTCCAGGCAGGAGGATCACAACTACGCAAGATTTTATCAG ggtgaagatctgatgaacACGGAAGTTGAAGGTGaagtagaagagacgtatgtgagggatgatcagcagtctatggaggaggctgGAATAACTGggacattcatagaggaggacactcctacagagatcagcacaggtgagccATAA